A region from the Gemmatimonadota bacterium genome encodes:
- a CDS encoding BatA and WFA domain-containing protein has protein sequence MGALSPLFLVSVLAVGVPIYLHLFHRHETRRVSFPALRYLERTEREHARQIRLRQLILLAMRVAVLILLVGAGARLFFNGRGSAHPATAVVLVIDNSMSSGLVVGEARVLDRLKELAHRTLDGASDEDRFWVLRAGEPWLPALPASATQAREAVDAIEASDAAGDLTAALERATELLRTVDLEHREIHVLSDLQRSAFQSAEEAPAGTLPVVAWVSGTAPAPNHALSGVLVGGGLPPLEGQRTTVTVTALETGDTSRLPLRIVVNERIRGAATIPPGSATSVVLPPAGRGWVRGYADTDPDALRADDRRYFAYRSRPAPLLASTGDTGMFIDEAISVLESANRIISTGPADAELLISAGGDGLDQLGAKGAALIVPASDPTLLPALNRRLADAGIPWRYGVHARSGAAALGGRALPAPLEGVRVEAWYGMTLTTTPTTPTRTLAEVSTDPWAVQGTDAFGRRYLLLASPLDARSTSLPVSTGMLRFIDWAASAWAGRAGSAGELEAGTHLPAPVGATHVRFPSGEEFEIDGTRMVRGTGRAGFYTFLASDTTVSVVALNTPVDESGLERVSEDELSKVIGPGVVSVDREEDWAGAVFRTRQGPELWWPLLLAAAALMVIEPLMAAAGRVETSTKKRRKAPRSPVPDAAA, from the coding sequence ATGGGGGCCCTCAGTCCGCTCTTTCTCGTGTCTGTTCTCGCGGTCGGGGTGCCCATCTACCTCCACTTGTTCCACCGGCACGAGACCCGGCGGGTGAGCTTCCCCGCGCTCCGGTACCTCGAGCGCACGGAGCGCGAGCACGCCCGGCAGATCCGACTTCGCCAACTGATCCTGCTCGCCATGAGGGTCGCCGTTCTGATCCTACTGGTCGGTGCCGGTGCTCGCCTCTTCTTCAACGGCCGTGGCTCCGCGCACCCCGCGACCGCGGTGGTCTTGGTCATCGACAACTCGATGAGCAGCGGCCTGGTGGTTGGAGAGGCCCGGGTACTCGATCGACTCAAGGAGCTCGCGCACCGAACTCTTGACGGTGCCTCCGACGAGGATCGGTTCTGGGTCCTTCGCGCCGGCGAGCCGTGGCTACCGGCCCTGCCCGCCTCGGCGACGCAGGCGAGAGAAGCCGTCGACGCCATTGAAGCGAGCGACGCGGCAGGAGACTTGACCGCCGCGCTCGAGCGAGCAACGGAACTGCTGCGGACCGTGGACCTCGAACACCGGGAAATCCATGTGCTCTCCGATCTTCAGCGCTCCGCCTTTCAGAGCGCTGAGGAGGCGCCCGCCGGGACGCTGCCGGTAGTGGCATGGGTCTCAGGCACTGCCCCGGCGCCGAACCACGCGCTGAGTGGGGTGCTGGTCGGAGGGGGTCTGCCGCCCCTGGAGGGCCAGCGGACCACGGTGACTGTGACCGCGCTGGAAACGGGGGACACCTCGCGACTACCCCTCAGGATCGTCGTCAACGAGCGCATCCGCGGTGCGGCGACCATCCCGCCCGGCTCGGCGACGTCGGTGGTGCTACCACCGGCTGGACGCGGCTGGGTCCGCGGGTATGCCGACACCGACCCCGACGCCCTTCGCGCCGACGATCGTCGGTACTTCGCGTACCGTTCGCGCCCGGCGCCACTGCTCGCATCAACCGGTGACACGGGCATGTTCATCGACGAGGCCATCTCCGTGCTCGAGTCCGCCAACCGAATCATCAGTACCGGGCCGGCCGATGCGGAACTGCTCATCTCGGCTGGTGGCGACGGTCTGGACCAACTCGGGGCGAAGGGAGCGGCGCTGATCGTGCCCGCATCAGATCCCACGCTGCTGCCGGCACTCAATCGCCGTCTGGCGGACGCCGGTATTCCGTGGCGGTACGGGGTGCACGCGCGATCGGGCGCCGCGGCCCTGGGTGGCCGCGCGCTTCCCGCCCCACTCGAAGGCGTGCGCGTCGAGGCGTGGTACGGCATGACGCTCACCACCACCCCGACCACACCGACCCGAACGCTGGCCGAGGTGAGCACCGACCCGTGGGCCGTTCAGGGCACCGACGCGTTCGGCCGTCGCTATCTTCTCCTAGCCTCCCCGCTCGATGCACGGTCTACCTCATTGCCGGTATCGACAGGTATGCTGCGATTCATCGACTGGGCGGCAAGCGCGTGGGCTGGTCGGGCGGGCTCCGCGGGCGAACTGGAAGCAGGTACACACCTACCCGCGCCCGTGGGGGCCACGCACGTGCGCTTCCCATCCGGCGAAGAGTTCGAAATTGATGGCACGCGCATGGTCCGTGGCACGGGCAGGGCCGGCTTCTACACGTTTCTCGCTTCGGATACGACGGTGTCGGTCGTCGCGCTGAACACGCCGGTAGACGAGTCGGGCTTGGAACGCGTCTCGGAGGACGAACTGTCCAAGGTGATCGGACCGGGCGTGGTGTCCGTCGATCGAGAAGAAGATTGGGCTGGCGCCGTCTTCCGGACGCGGCAGGGTCCCGAGCTCTGGTGGCCGCTCCTTCTGGCCGCGGCGGCTCTGATGGTGATCGAACCACTGATGGCGGCCGCGGGTCGGGTCGAGACGTCCACCAAGAAGCGACGGAAGGCTCCGAGAAGCCCCGTGCCCGATGCCGCGGCCTGA
- a CDS encoding DUF58 domain-containing protein → MDNPRTASPTSRPDLLDPATLSQLGGIEFIARKVVEGFLMGLHRSPHRGFSAEFAELRAYQAGDDLRYIDWRMYGRSDRFYVKQFEQETNLRAYLLLDVSESMGWSSDPGVLPSKLWYAKHLAASLALILLRQGDSVGLVAFHDRVVERVQARGGRRHWRELARRLTALDAAGGTSAEGALRDLAVRLRRAGLVVLLSDLLVRTDETLTALKFLRHHGHEVLVFHLLDPGERELPAASEARFYDPETNDELLVSVADIRVEYREAVADALAEWKRKLRPHGIDYQVIDTDQPLSLALRAYLRKRERLG, encoded by the coding sequence ATGGACAACCCACGCACCGCTTCGCCTACATCGCGACCCGATCTGCTCGATCCCGCGACGCTCTCACAGCTCGGTGGCATCGAGTTCATCGCCCGTAAGGTCGTCGAGGGCTTCTTGATGGGACTGCACCGCTCACCCCACCGGGGTTTCTCGGCGGAGTTCGCGGAGCTGCGCGCCTACCAGGCCGGGGACGATCTCCGCTACATCGATTGGCGCATGTACGGCCGCTCGGACCGTTTCTACGTAAAGCAGTTCGAACAAGAGACGAACCTGCGCGCCTACCTGCTGCTGGACGTCAGCGAGTCGATGGGGTGGAGCTCGGACCCCGGGGTGCTGCCAAGCAAGCTGTGGTACGCCAAGCACCTGGCTGCCTCGCTCGCGCTCATCCTCTTGCGCCAGGGCGACTCGGTGGGGCTTGTGGCGTTCCACGACAGAGTCGTGGAGCGCGTCCAGGCGCGGGGCGGGCGGCGTCACTGGAGGGAGCTCGCGCGCAGACTGACGGCGCTCGACGCGGCCGGCGGAACGTCAGCCGAAGGGGCGCTGCGTGACCTGGCGGTGCGCCTCCGGCGCGCCGGCCTCGTGGTCTTGCTCTCGGACCTACTCGTCCGCACGGACGAGACCCTGACCGCGCTCAAGTTCCTGAGGCATCACGGCCACGAGGTGCTCGTCTTCCATCTTCTGGATCCCGGCGAGCGTGAGTTGCCAGCGGCTTCGGAGGCGCGTTTCTACGATCCGGAGACGAACGACGAACTGTTGGTGAGCGTAGCCGACATTCGGGTCGAGTACCGGGAGGCCGTTGCAGATGCTCTGGCGGAGTGGAAACGGAAACTGCGGCCCCACGGCATCGACTATCAGGTGATCGATACCGACCAACCGCTCTCGTTGGCTCTGCGTGCCTACCTGCGCAAGCGAGAGCGTCTCGGATGA
- the mfd gene encoding transcription-repair coupling factor, translating into MGSLGPLVLAALHRANPERVFVALAPTPLDAIAAEADLETVLGGPGASHLYPQKEALPYEESEPHLEIGGLRVEAVQALFSGRTQILVTTPRALQERVPIPERLAELRRTFRTGDAVVFAEVPAYLEAQGFERVALVEAVGQFAVRGGILDIFSVAAGDPVRIEFWGDEIESIRSFDILDQRSTGELPETHVLPVDFRRNEENADRTVARSLLELLPADAIITRLGAWEIPEDVQRTWTRVSTLYEELVHSGATPPPPSSLFLEPEDFARRVGLFPGLELDEAPGAAANLAASAPPAIDRDMTKLEAYLREGSASGHDTLLLCENDGQLQRLEEILGGAERLPPGTRIGLGCLSTGFELTCGDVPLRVLNDHEIFRRTRRVRRSRRFRGAVALESLAQLTPGNYVVHMDHGVGRFVGLERLEIAGEEIEALTIEYADGELLRLPVYRLDLIERWVGESDDAKPPSVHRIGGKRWKNLKRKTERVIEAMTVELLELYARRETATGFAFSKDTRWQMEMESSFLYEDTPDQRQASEDVKRDMESARPMDRLICGDVGYGKTEVAIRAAFKAVQDGKQVAVLAPTTILVEQHRHTFEERLADYPVRVAALSRFRSAKEQKEILAGVATGEIDIIVGTHRLLSEDVVLRDLGLLIVDEEQRFGVRHKERFKRLRASIDVLTLSATPIPRTLYLSLSGIRDMSLIRTPPRDRMPIFTNVLPWTDQLLSEALHRELDRGGQTFFLHNRVDTIYTIAEDVRALAPEARIEVAHGQMSARELDKVMRDFVDGEVDVLVCSSIIENGLDVPNANTLIVDRADRFGLSQLYQIRGRVGRSHRQAYCYLLVPDPVAEDAERRLRILEHHTELGSGYSVALRDLELRGAGNLLGGDQSGFAHQVGLDTYMRLVKKIVDRLQKGEQQPEWPDPDVSLAGPAYLPEGYVSDPGQKLHIYRRLSRVEGRTQVESLRLELVDRFGSLPTEVESLLDAAVLRVLGRSLGIDRILVREDSARVTFRQGFVPRMAVLESPLRQRQAEVEIRRLEPLSIVLHQVGMDPILETLMVALEALRSAHSAAA; encoded by the coding sequence ATGGGTTCGCTCGGCCCTCTGGTGCTCGCGGCGCTACACCGAGCGAATCCGGAGCGAGTTTTTGTCGCTTTGGCTCCCACGCCGCTGGACGCGATCGCGGCGGAGGCCGACCTCGAGACAGTACTGGGCGGCCCCGGGGCTTCCCACCTGTATCCGCAGAAAGAGGCACTGCCCTACGAGGAGTCGGAGCCGCATCTCGAGATCGGGGGCTTGAGGGTCGAGGCCGTGCAGGCCCTGTTCTCCGGCCGGACCCAGATCCTCGTGACCACCCCGCGGGCGCTCCAGGAGCGAGTCCCGATTCCGGAACGACTGGCCGAGCTGAGGCGGACGTTCCGAACGGGTGACGCGGTGGTCTTCGCGGAGGTGCCCGCGTACCTCGAGGCGCAGGGCTTCGAGAGGGTGGCTCTGGTCGAGGCGGTGGGCCAGTTCGCCGTACGAGGTGGTATCCTGGACATCTTCTCGGTTGCCGCAGGGGACCCGGTGCGCATCGAGTTCTGGGGCGACGAAATCGAGTCGATCCGCAGCTTCGACATCCTGGATCAGCGCTCTACGGGAGAGCTCCCGGAAACACACGTGCTACCCGTCGACTTTCGGCGAAATGAAGAGAACGCGGATCGTACCGTTGCCAGATCCCTGCTCGAGTTGCTGCCCGCCGACGCGATCATCACTCGTCTCGGTGCATGGGAGATCCCGGAGGATGTGCAACGCACGTGGACACGGGTCTCGACGTTGTACGAGGAGCTCGTCCACTCGGGCGCGACTCCGCCCCCGCCCTCCTCGCTCTTCCTGGAGCCTGAAGACTTCGCTCGACGGGTGGGGCTCTTTCCCGGACTCGAACTGGACGAGGCCCCCGGAGCTGCCGCGAACCTTGCGGCGAGCGCGCCACCGGCGATCGATCGGGACATGACGAAGCTGGAGGCCTACCTCCGCGAGGGCAGCGCTAGCGGCCACGATACGCTCCTGCTCTGCGAAAACGACGGTCAGCTTCAGCGGCTCGAGGAGATCCTCGGCGGCGCCGAGCGGCTCCCGCCGGGTACGCGCATCGGTCTGGGGTGCCTCTCGACGGGGTTCGAGCTGACCTGTGGCGATGTGCCGCTGCGCGTCCTCAACGACCACGAGATCTTCCGCCGAACGCGCAGAGTTCGTCGCAGCCGCCGCTTTCGGGGGGCAGTCGCTCTGGAGAGCCTCGCGCAGCTGACCCCCGGAAACTACGTGGTGCACATGGATCACGGCGTGGGGCGCTTTGTCGGCCTGGAGCGCCTCGAGATCGCCGGCGAGGAGATCGAGGCGTTGACGATCGAGTACGCCGATGGCGAGTTGCTTCGCCTTCCTGTTTACCGGCTCGATCTGATCGAGCGTTGGGTCGGCGAGTCGGACGACGCCAAGCCCCCGAGTGTCCACCGGATCGGCGGCAAGCGGTGGAAGAACCTCAAGAGGAAGACCGAGCGGGTCATCGAGGCAATGACCGTGGAGCTGCTCGAGCTCTATGCGCGCCGGGAGACCGCCACGGGCTTCGCCTTCTCGAAAGACACCCGCTGGCAGATGGAGATGGAGTCGTCGTTCTTGTACGAGGATACTCCGGATCAGCGGCAAGCCAGCGAAGACGTGAAGCGGGATATGGAGTCCGCGCGTCCCATGGACCGCCTCATCTGCGGAGACGTCGGCTACGGCAAGACAGAGGTCGCGATCCGAGCCGCCTTCAAAGCAGTCCAGGACGGCAAACAGGTCGCGGTACTGGCGCCGACGACGATCCTGGTCGAGCAGCATCGCCACACCTTCGAGGAACGCCTCGCGGACTACCCTGTACGTGTCGCCGCCCTGAGTCGATTTCGCTCGGCCAAGGAACAGAAGGAAATTCTCGCCGGGGTCGCGACCGGTGAGATCGACATCATCGTCGGGACCCATCGTTTGCTCTCTGAGGACGTCGTGCTGAGGGACCTGGGCCTGCTTATCGTCGACGAGGAGCAGCGCTTCGGCGTGAGGCACAAGGAACGCTTCAAGAGGCTGCGCGCGTCGATCGACGTGCTCACCCTCTCGGCCACGCCGATTCCCCGCACGCTCTACCTCTCGCTCTCGGGGATTCGCGACATGTCGCTCATCCGCACGCCACCCCGAGACCGGATGCCGATCTTCACCAACGTTCTCCCCTGGACCGACCAGCTGCTCTCCGAGGCGCTCCACCGCGAGCTCGACCGCGGAGGCCAGACATTCTTCCTACACAACCGCGTGGACACGATCTACACCATCGCGGAGGACGTGAGAGCACTCGCGCCCGAGGCGCGGATCGAGGTCGCGCACGGACAGATGAGTGCCCGGGAGCTGGACAAGGTCATGCGCGACTTCGTCGACGGCGAGGTCGACGTGCTCGTCTGCTCGTCGATCATCGAGAACGGCCTCGACGTGCCGAATGCGAACACACTCATCGTCGATCGCGCCGACCGCTTCGGCCTTTCCCAGCTATACCAGATCCGAGGAAGGGTTGGGCGCTCCCACCGGCAGGCGTACTGCTACCTCTTGGTACCGGACCCGGTAGCCGAGGATGCGGAGCGGCGACTACGGATCCTCGAGCACCACACCGAGCTCGGCTCGGGCTATTCGGTGGCACTTCGTGACCTCGAGCTTCGTGGGGCCGGCAATCTGCTCGGCGGCGATCAGTCGGGCTTCGCACATCAGGTCGGACTCGACACGTATATGCGTCTCGTCAAGAAAATCGTCGATCGGCTCCAGAAGGGCGAGCAGCAACCGGAGTGGCCCGATCCCGACGTCTCATTGGCGGGACCCGCATACTTGCCGGAGGGGTACGTTTCCGACCCCGGTCAGAAGCTCCATATTTACCGGCGGCTCTCGCGGGTCGAGGGCCGGACGCAAGTGGAGTCGCTACGGCTCGAGTTGGTGGACCGCTTCGGGTCGCTCCCCACCGAAGTCGAGAGTCTTCTAGACGCGGCGGTTCTCCGGGTGTTGGGAAGGAGCCTGGGCATCGATCGCATCCTGGTACGGGAGGACTCTGCGCGAGTGACGTTCAGGCAGGGTTTCGTGCCCCGCATGGCGGTGCTCGAGAGTCCTCTGCGGCAGAGGCAAGCCGAGGTCGAGATACGTCGTCTGGAGCCGCTTTCGATCGTGCTTCATCAAGTTGGTATGGACCCCATCCTGGAGACGCTGATGGTCGCGCTCGAGGCCCTCCGGTCCGCCCACTCGGCGGCCGCGTGA